The Terriglobia bacterium region GGGCGAGGTCGCGGTACGTATCGAGCGCGTGGCTACCAGCGGCAGGCGATGTGGCGAGCGCAGGTGGAGTGCGGCGTTTCCACGCGCGAACCACAAGCACGACGGCTGCGATGGCGAGCCCGAAAATCGCGAAGGGCATGATCCAGGCGACGATGTTGAAACCGGAAGTTGTGGGCGCGGCGAGCACGGTGGTTCCGTACTTCTGCACCATGGCGTTCTTGATGGCCGCATCGTTGTCGCCCCGCAGCACCATTTCGCGCACTTCAGCCAGTTGACGAGTGCTGTAAGTGCAGCCGACGTGGTTGCACTCGGAGAGGATCTGGCCGCAACCGCACATGCACATCATCTGGTGGCCGAGGGTATTGACGCGCGAATCCGGCGAGTC contains the following coding sequences:
- a CDS encoding cytochrome c-type biogenesis protein; translation: DSPDSRVNTLGHQMMCMCGCGQILSECNHVGCTYSTRQLAEVREMVLRGDNDAAIKNAMVQKYGTTVLAAPTTSGFNIVAWIMPFAIFGLAIAAVVLVVRAWKRRTPPALATSPAAGSHALDTYRDLARKETEL